A region from the Palaemon carinicauda isolate YSFRI2023 chromosome 9, ASM3689809v2, whole genome shotgun sequence genome encodes:
- the LOC137646316 gene encoding golgin subfamily A member 6-like protein 22, producing the protein MRAYMDELHPDEQMQTVELRGRFRPKDILEMKTTSETIIERRLRRREPYTRPRNPYRLPRPRTLTPRFILDYWANISSLKDIPKVDIYAPREVPTWLKEKRRRFNEQVNQTPPFQEPKRDHIDKHHRDEQMQTVEVRGRFRPKDILERKTKSETIIERRLRRREPYTRPRNPYRLPRPRTLTPRLILDYWANISPLKDIPKVDIYAPREVPTWLKEKRRRFNEQVNQTPPFQEPKRDHIDKHHRDEQMQTVEVRGRFRPKDILERKTKSETIIERRLRRREPYTRPRNPYRLPRPRTLTPRFILDHWANISPLKDIPKVDIYAPREVPTWLKEKRRRLWEQVNQIPPFQEPKSDHMDKHHPDTQKPKEGHKQPQISEEPEGKHKKEEPVGKHKKEEPVGKYKKGEPVAKHKKEEPVGKRKNEEPVAKRKKEEPLGKHQKEQPVGKRKKEEPVGKRKKEEPVGKGKKSRKDNKKDKRDKGEQDKKAQKEEKKVQKRDKKEDKKEGKRDKKEEKKEGKRGKQEEKKEGKRDK; encoded by the exons ATGAGGGCTTATATGGATGAACTCCACCCTGATGAACAAATGCAGACTGTTGAGTTACGAGGAAGGTTTCGACCAAAGGACATACTGGAAATGAAAACTACAAGTGAAACAATTATTGAACGAAGATTGAGGAGGAGAGAACCCTATACTCGTCCGAGGAACCCGTATAGATTGCCAAGGCCTAGGACACTCACTCCCCGATTTATTTTAGACTATTGGGCGAACATTTCCTCTCTGAAAGATATTCCCAAGGTTGATATTTATGCGCCTCGGGAAGTTCCGACTTGGTTAAAAGAGAAGAGGAGAAGGTTCAATGAGCAAGTGAATCAAACTCCACCCTTCCAAGAACCAAAGAGAGATCATATAGATAAACACCACCGTGATGAACAAATGCAGACTGTCGAGGTACGAGGAAGGTTTCGACCAAAGGACATACTGGAAAGGAAAACTAAAAGTGAAACAATTATTGAACGAAGATTGAGGAGGAGAGAACCCTATACTCGTCCGAGGAACCCGTATAGATTGCCAAGGCCTAGGACACTCACTCCCCGACTTATTTTAGACTATTGGGCGAACATTTCCCCTCTGAAAGATATTCCCAAGGTTGATATTTATGCACCTCGGGAAGTTCCGACTTGGTTAAAAGAGAAGAGGAGAAGGTTCAACGAGCAAGTGAATCAAACTCCACCCTTCCAAGAACCAAAGAGAGATCATATAGATAAACACCACCGTGATGAACAAATGCAGACTGTCGAGGTACGAGGAAGGTTTCGACCAAAGGACATACTGGAAAGGAAAACTAAAAGTGAAACAATTATTGAACGAAGATTGAGGAGGAGAGAACCCTATACTCGTCCGAGGAACCCGTATAGATTGCCAAGGCCTAGGACACTCACTCCTCGTTTTATTTTAGACCATTGGGCGAACATTTCACCTCTGAAAGATATTCCCAAAGTTGATATTTATGCACCTCGGGAAGTTCCGACTTGGTTAAAAGAGAAGAGGAGAAGGTTGTGGGAGCAAGTGAATCAAATTCCACCCTTCCAAGAACCAAAGAGTGATCACATGGATAAACACCACCCTGATACTCAAAAACCAAAAGAGGggcataaacaaccccaaatatctg aagagccagagggtaaacataaaaaagaagagccagtgggtaaacacaaaaaagaagagccagtgggtaaataCAAAAAAGgagagccagtggctaaacacaaaaaagaagagccagtgggtaaacgcaaaaacgaagagccagtggctaaacgcaaaaaagaagagccattGGGTAAACACCAAAAAGAACAGCCAGtgggtaaacgcaaaaaagaagagccagtgggtaaacgcaaaaaagaagagccagtgg gaaaaggaaaaaaatcaagaaaagataataaaaaagataagcgAGACAAAGGTGAGCAAGATAAAAAAGCTCAGAAGGAGGAGAAAAAAGTTCAGAAACGTgacaaaaaggaagataaaaaagagggaaaacgtgacaaaaaggaagagaaaaaagagggaAAACGTGGCAaacaggaagagaaaaaagagggaAAACGTGACAAATAG